One segment of Paenibacillus rhizovicinus DNA contains the following:
- the atpA gene encoding F0F1 ATP synthase subunit alpha: MSIRPDEISTLIKQQIEQFKSEIQVVDVGTVIQVGDGIARVHGLENAMAGELLEFSNGVMGMALNLEESNVGVVIMGPYTGIREGDQVKRTGRIMEVPVGEALLGRVVNALGQPVDGNGPIATTATRPIESPAPGVMARKSVFEPMQTGIKAIDAMIPIGRGQRELIIGDRQTGKTQIAIDTIVNQKGNGVICIYVAIGQKQSTVRTVVESLRQQGALEYTIVVTASASEPSPLLYIAPYTGCSMGEYFMYNGKHVLVIYDDLSKQAAAYRELSLLLRRPPGREAYPGDVFYLHSRLLERAAKLNDELGGGSLTALPFIETQAGDISAYIPTNVISITDGQIFLESDLFYSGQRPAVNVGNSVSRVGSSAQIKAMKKVAGTLKTDLAQYRELAAFAAFGSDLDKVTQSRLNRGERTLEILKQGVNQPLAVERQVVSLYTVTRGHTDDIPVQDVRRFEQGLLAYVDANKPEILASIRDTKDLTSDNEKALVEAIKSFKNSFAVSV, from the coding sequence TTGAGTATCAGACCTGATGAAATCAGCACGCTGATTAAACAACAGATCGAACAATTTAAATCCGAAATTCAAGTCGTAGACGTCGGTACGGTCATCCAAGTCGGTGACGGTATCGCTCGCGTGCACGGCCTTGAGAACGCAATGGCTGGCGAACTGCTCGAATTCTCGAACGGCGTTATGGGTATGGCCCTTAACCTTGAAGAGAGCAACGTCGGTGTCGTTATCATGGGACCGTACACGGGTATCCGCGAAGGCGACCAAGTGAAAAGAACAGGCCGCATCATGGAAGTTCCAGTTGGCGAAGCTTTGCTTGGCCGCGTTGTTAACGCACTGGGCCAACCAGTTGACGGCAACGGACCAATCGCAACAACTGCAACGCGTCCAATCGAATCTCCGGCACCGGGCGTTATGGCCCGTAAATCCGTATTCGAGCCGATGCAAACAGGTATCAAAGCAATCGATGCGATGATTCCAATCGGCCGTGGTCAGCGTGAGTTGATCATCGGCGACCGTCAAACGGGTAAAACGCAAATCGCGATCGACACGATCGTGAACCAAAAAGGCAACGGCGTTATTTGTATCTACGTTGCAATCGGTCAAAAGCAATCCACGGTTCGTACGGTAGTTGAATCCCTTCGCCAACAAGGCGCTTTGGAATACACGATCGTCGTAACGGCGAGCGCTTCCGAGCCGTCCCCGCTTCTTTACATCGCGCCTTACACAGGCTGCTCGATGGGCGAGTACTTCATGTACAACGGCAAACACGTACTTGTTATCTATGATGACCTTTCCAAACAAGCGGCAGCATACCGCGAGCTTTCCTTGCTGCTCCGCCGTCCTCCGGGTCGGGAAGCTTATCCGGGCGACGTTTTCTACCTTCACTCCCGTTTGCTTGAGCGCGCAGCTAAGCTGAACGATGAGCTTGGCGGCGGTTCCTTGACTGCTCTGCCATTCATCGAGACGCAAGCCGGCGATATCTCGGCTTACATCCCGACGAACGTAATCTCGATTACGGACGGTCAAATCTTCCTAGAGTCCGATCTGTTCTACTCCGGTCAGCGTCCAGCGGTTAACGTTGGTAACTCTGTATCCCGTGTAGGTAGCTCCGCTCAAATCAAAGCCATGAAAAAAGTTGCGGGTACGCTCAAAACCGACCTTGCCCAATACCGCGAACTGGCAGCATTTGCAGCATTCGGATCCGATCTCGATAAAGTAACGCAATCCCGTCTGAACCGCGGTGAGCGTACGCTTGAAATCCTGAAACAAGGCGTTAACCAGCCACTGGCTGTAGAGCGTCAAGTTGTATCCCTGTATACCGTTACACGCGGCCATACGGACGATATTCCGGTTCAAGACGTACGTCGTTTCGAGCAAGGCCTCCTGGCTTACGTGGATGCGAACAAGCCGGAAATCCTCGCTTCGATCCGCGATACGAAAGACTTGACTTCCGACAACGAAAAAGCGCTGGTTGAAGCGATCAAATCGTTCAAAAACAGCTTTGCCGTATCGGTATAA
- the atpD gene encoding F0F1 ATP synthase subunit beta — MSKGHVVQVTGPVVDIAFENGHLPEILNAIKIERKAQNPGEVDINLTVEVATHLGDNLVRCVAMSSTDGLVRGTDAVDTGNPITVPVGPATLGRVFNVLGDPIDNNGDVDRSIANPIHRQAPPFEELSTSQEILETGIKVIDLMAPYSKGGKIGLFGGAGVGKTVTMQELIHNIAQEHGGISVFAGVGERTREGNDLYHEMSDSGVIAKTAMVFGQMNEPPGARLRVALTGLTMAEYFRDVEGRDVLLFVDNIFRFTQAGSEVSALLGRMPSAVGYQPTLATEMGQLQERITSTKKGSVTSIQAIYVPADDYTDPAPATAFAHLDATTNLERNIAAMGIFPAVDPLASSSRILTPEILGEEHYQVAQSVKKLLQRYKELLDIIAILGMDELSEEDKLIVIRARRIQLFLSQPLHVAEAFNGMPGLYVPVKETVRSFKEILEGKHDDLPEPAFHNVGTIEDAVAKAQKLAQEV; from the coding sequence ATGAGCAAGGGGCATGTAGTCCAGGTTACAGGTCCAGTTGTCGACATCGCGTTCGAGAACGGACATTTGCCTGAGATTCTGAATGCGATCAAAATCGAGCGTAAAGCTCAAAACCCGGGCGAAGTCGACATCAACCTCACGGTTGAAGTTGCGACGCACCTCGGCGACAATCTGGTTCGCTGCGTTGCAATGTCTTCCACTGACGGTCTGGTCAGAGGAACGGATGCCGTTGATACGGGTAACCCGATCACAGTACCTGTAGGACCTGCAACGCTTGGCCGCGTATTTAACGTACTCGGCGATCCGATCGACAACAACGGCGACGTTGACCGTTCGATTGCAAATCCGATCCACCGTCAAGCTCCTCCATTCGAAGAGCTGTCGACTTCCCAAGAAATCCTGGAAACGGGAATTAAAGTTATCGACCTTATGGCGCCTTACTCCAAAGGCGGTAAAATCGGTCTCTTCGGCGGCGCGGGCGTAGGTAAAACCGTAACGATGCAAGAGCTGATCCATAACATCGCTCAAGAGCACGGCGGTATCTCCGTATTCGCCGGCGTAGGCGAGCGTACTCGTGAAGGTAATGACCTTTACCACGAGATGAGCGATTCCGGCGTTATTGCTAAGACAGCGATGGTATTCGGCCAAATGAACGAGCCTCCAGGCGCGCGTCTTCGCGTAGCTCTGACAGGTCTGACAATGGCTGAGTATTTCCGTGACGTAGAAGGAAGAGACGTTCTGCTGTTCGTCGATAACATCTTCCGCTTCACGCAAGCCGGTTCGGAAGTATCCGCATTGCTCGGCCGTATGCCGTCCGCGGTAGGTTACCAGCCAACGCTGGCAACTGAAATGGGTCAACTGCAAGAGCGTATCACTTCGACGAAAAAAGGTTCCGTTACTTCCATTCAAGCCATCTACGTTCCTGCCGATGACTATACGGATCCGGCTCCTGCAACGGCGTTTGCCCACTTGGATGCAACGACGAACCTTGAGCGTAACATCGCGGCAATGGGTATCTTCCCGGCTGTTGATCCGCTCGCTTCGTCTTCCCGTATCCTGACGCCTGAAATTCTTGGCGAAGAGCACTACCAAGTTGCTCAAAGCGTTAAGAAACTTCTGCAGCGTTATAAAGAGCTTCTGGATATCATCGCGATCCTCGGTATGGACGAGTTGTCCGAAGAAGACAAACTCATCGTTATCCGCGCTCGTCGTATCCAATTGTTCCTGTCGCAGCCGCTTCACGTTGCCGAAGCGTTCAATGGTATGCCTGGACTGTACGTACCGGTTAAAGAAACGGTACGCAGCTTCAAAGAAATTCTCGAAGGTAAGCACGATGACCTTCCGGAACCGGCATTCCACAACGTCGGAACGATCGAAGATGCAGTTGCGAAGGCGCAAAAACTCGCACAAGAGGTTTAA
- a CDS encoding glycoside hydrolase family 5 protein translates to MKNVRSGLVSLCLSLAFLFGTLSIPSSVHAAYGDRITISGTNFYAGGQQIFMNGANTPWNSWNDFGGSFDYAWWDNHFASLHSNGINATRVWITCNGEVGINITSSGQVTGATTAHWNNLDSLFQIAQNHGVYIMATLMSFDHFKNSHTNYQNWRNMLLSDTNLDSYVTNYLIPFVNRYKSNPWLWSIDLMNEPDWVYENADSGQISWDRLQTYFAKATVAIHQNSSILTTVGMGSVKYMSATAGGSSGNKISDAALQAKVNSPLAKFDFYSPHYYPWQEPYWGIPFYVTPTQWYLVWDRPVVVGEAPALGSTGHTLTNDFANAYTNGYAGVMPWTSNGVDSNGNMTNLSPATTAFQSAHNSLVFPAASGDTAKFNFEGNALQGFVGTNGLTVAASTDRAYAGTYALKMTANSTAAATYYAQMDNPAGFAAGATVTFRIWVPSGAAIASVQPFVQSNAWAWHGNFQTYAALTKNAWNTITVSIPSNAPTPMKRIGIELKTSGTWNGSIYVDSIN, encoded by the coding sequence ATGAAGAATGTACGCAGTGGCTTGGTATCCCTATGCTTGTCTCTTGCGTTTCTGTTTGGCACATTGAGTATTCCGTCGTCCGTGCACGCAGCTTATGGGGATCGTATAACAATCAGCGGAACGAACTTCTATGCCGGCGGCCAGCAAATTTTCATGAATGGCGCCAATACGCCGTGGAACAGCTGGAACGATTTTGGCGGCTCCTTCGACTACGCCTGGTGGGATAATCACTTCGCATCCTTGCACAGTAACGGTATTAACGCGACAAGAGTCTGGATTACGTGCAACGGCGAAGTCGGCATTAACATTACCAGCAGCGGCCAAGTGACTGGCGCAACGACGGCGCATTGGAACAATCTCGACAGCTTATTCCAAATCGCTCAAAATCACGGCGTGTACATTATGGCTACGCTGATGTCGTTCGACCATTTCAAGAACAGCCATACGAATTATCAAAACTGGCGCAATATGCTCCTCAGCGATACCAACCTCGACTCCTACGTCACCAACTACCTCATTCCTTTCGTTAATCGCTACAAAAGCAATCCGTGGCTCTGGTCCATCGATCTGATGAACGAACCGGATTGGGTCTACGAGAACGCCGATTCCGGCCAAATCTCTTGGGATCGTCTGCAAACGTACTTTGCTAAAGCTACAGTCGCCATCCATCAGAACAGCAGCATTCTGACGACGGTCGGCATGGGAAGCGTGAAGTACATGAGCGCAACGGCCGGCGGATCCAGCGGCAACAAAATCAGCGATGCGGCGCTGCAGGCCAAAGTGAACAGCCCGCTTGCGAAATTCGACTTCTACTCGCCGCATTACTATCCATGGCAAGAGCCTTATTGGGGTATCCCTTTCTATGTAACGCCAACGCAATGGTATCTGGTTTGGGACCGTCCGGTCGTTGTCGGCGAAGCGCCGGCGCTCGGATCGACCGGGCATACGCTCACGAACGATTTCGCTAACGCGTACACGAACGGATACGCAGGCGTCATGCCTTGGACGTCCAACGGCGTTGATAGCAACGGTAACATGACCAATCTGTCGCCTGCTACAACGGCGTTCCAGAGTGCGCACAATTCGCTCGTATTCCCTGCCGCCAGCGGCGATACCGCCAAATTCAATTTCGAAGGCAACGCGCTGCAAGGGTTTGTTGGCACGAATGGCCTTACGGTCGCTGCCAGCACGGACCGCGCGTATGCCGGCACTTACGCGTTGAAGATGACGGCAAATTCGACGGCCGCCGCCACGTACTATGCACAAATGGATAATCCGGCGGGTTTCGCCGCGGGAGCCACGGTCACCTTCCGCATATGGGTGCCTAGCGGGGCCGCGATTGCGTCGGTTCAACCGTTCGTGCAAAGCAATGCTTGGGCATGGCATGGCAACTTCCAAACCTACGCCGCACTGACCAAGAATGCCTGGAATACGATTACCGTATCCATCCCGTCGAACGCGCCGACGCCGATGAAGCGAATCGGCATCGAGCTCAAAACGAGCGGAACCTGGAACGGCAGCATTTACGTCGATAGCATCAACTAA
- a CDS encoding F0F1 ATP synthase subunit epsilon — MSSFLLEIVTPERKVYAEDVNMVIVKGSEGEMGIMPNHIPMVTPLKIAPITVKKKNTEEKIAVGGGFLEIRKDKVVILAESAELPGDIDLARAEAAKQRAEQRLGGKSDYDQLRAELALQRAMNRIAVKSNG; from the coding sequence ATGAGCTCCTTTTTACTGGAAATTGTAACGCCTGAGCGTAAAGTTTACGCTGAGGATGTAAATATGGTCATCGTCAAAGGCTCTGAGGGCGAGATGGGCATTATGCCTAATCATATCCCGATGGTCACGCCTTTGAAGATTGCTCCCATTACGGTCAAGAAGAAGAACACGGAAGAGAAAATCGCCGTTGGCGGCGGTTTTCTCGAAATCCGCAAGGATAAAGTGGTCATTCTGGCCGAGAGCGCTGAACTGCCTGGCGATATCGACCTCGCCCGCGCAGAAGCAGCGAAGCAACGTGCGGAGCAACGTCTAGGTGGCAAGAGCGATTACGATCAACTTCGCGCCGAGCTTGCTCTGCAGCGCGCTATGAACCGGATCGCCGTAAAATCGAACGGCTAA
- the atpG gene encoding ATP synthase F1 subunit gamma produces MAKGMREIKRSIKTTQNTKQITKAMEMVASSKLRKAQEAAVASRPYTDKIKEVVASIASGGGAIKHPMLQSREIKRTAYLVVTSDRGLAGGYNANVLRKVWVTIQEKHKSPAEYDVFVIGRKGRDYFKRRGIALADEITGLSDSPKFADIKSLAAAAVKGFESGKYDELNLVYNQFYNAMTQVPVIKQLLPLDQSQFTGAKASYEYEPSPEKVLDVLLPKYAETVIYSAVLEGKASEFGARMTAMGNATKNATKMIAGLTLTYNRARQAAITQEIAEIVGGANAQQ; encoded by the coding sequence ATGGCTAAAGGTATGCGCGAAATCAAACGCTCGATCAAGACTACGCAAAACACGAAGCAGATCACGAAGGCAATGGAGATGGTTGCATCCTCGAAGCTTAGAAAAGCACAAGAGGCTGCGGTAGCATCGCGTCCATATACCGACAAGATCAAAGAAGTTGTAGCGAGCATCGCGTCGGGTGGAGGCGCAATCAAGCATCCGATGCTGCAAAGCCGCGAGATCAAGCGTACGGCCTATCTGGTCGTCACGTCGGATCGCGGATTGGCGGGCGGATACAATGCGAACGTGCTTCGCAAAGTATGGGTTACGATCCAAGAGAAGCACAAGTCTCCTGCTGAGTACGACGTGTTCGTCATCGGGCGTAAAGGCCGCGATTACTTCAAGCGCCGGGGTATTGCCCTTGCGGATGAAATAACGGGACTTTCGGATTCGCCGAAATTCGCCGATATCAAGTCGTTGGCGGCAGCTGCTGTCAAAGGCTTCGAAAGCGGCAAATACGACGAACTGAACCTGGTGTACAACCAATTCTACAATGCAATGACCCAAGTGCCTGTCATCAAGCAGCTGCTTCCGCTGGACCAATCTCAATTCACAGGCGCGAAAGCGTCCTACGAATACGAGCCGTCACCTGAGAAGGTACTCGACGTGCTGCTGCCTAAATACGCGGAGACGGTGATTTACAGCGCGGTATTGGAAGGCAAAGCGAGCGAGTTCGGCGCGCGGATGACTGCAATGGGTAATGCGACGAAGAACGCGACGAAGATGATCGCCGGCTTGACGTTGACGTACAACCGTGCGCGCCAAGCAGCAATCACGCAGGAAATCGCGGAAATCGTCGGCGGCGCGAACGCGCAGCAATAA
- a CDS encoding F0F1 ATP synthase subunit delta: protein MSRESVVAKRYAKALFELAQSNNAVADVEKQLKIVVEALSEDAQIRKFLALPNVEVSRKIEIIQGALSDKVSVMVLNTVELLIVRGRQGALADVYEAYTKVAGDALGQAHATIYSAKSLTAEEMSKVAAQFGEMIGKRIIAKQIVEPALLGGVQVRIGDRLYDGSLSGKLARLEQVLKTQAL, encoded by the coding sequence ATGAGCCGCGAGAGCGTCGTAGCTAAACGCTACGCTAAAGCGCTGTTTGAACTGGCACAAAGCAACAATGCTGTGGCCGATGTCGAGAAACAGCTGAAAATCGTTGTCGAAGCATTGTCGGAAGATGCGCAAATCCGCAAATTCCTGGCGCTGCCAAACGTCGAAGTCAGCCGGAAAATCGAGATTATCCAAGGTGCCTTGTCCGACAAAGTATCGGTTATGGTTCTGAACACGGTAGAGCTTCTGATCGTCCGCGGCCGTCAAGGCGCGCTCGCTGATGTCTATGAAGCTTATACGAAAGTAGCGGGCGATGCGCTCGGTCAGGCACACGCTACGATATATTCGGCCAAATCGCTGACTGCCGAGGAAATGTCCAAGGTAGCGGCGCAATTCGGCGAAATGATCGGCAAACGCATCATTGCAAAACAAATCGTTGAACCTGCTTTGCTCGGCGGCGTACAAGTGCGCATCGGCGATCGTCTGTATGACGGAAGCCTCTCCGGCAAGCTTGCTCGACTTGAACAAGTGTTGAAAACTCAAGCATTGTAG